Proteins encoded together in one Psychrobacter sanguinis window:
- the aspS gene encoding aspartate--tRNA ligase, whose translation MKRTEYCGAVTEALLEQTITVKGWIHRRRDHGGVIFLDMRDREGILQVVIDPDTPEAFATADAARPEYVLEITGRVRKRYEGTENSNMTSGQVELLAKEITVLAKSETPPFPLNDENTTVNEDLRLKYRYLDMRRPQMQERMVFRAKATSTIRRYLDEHGFLDVETPILTRATPEGARDYLVPSRTRPGNFFALPQSPQLFKQLLMVSGFDRYYQIAKCFRDEDLRADRQPEFTQVDIETSFLTEEEIMSINEGLIQNLFKTMLDVDLGEFPRMTYADAMRDYASDKPDLRIPLKLVDVADLMQGVEFKVFAGPANDPKGRVAALRIPNGGSLTRKQIDEYTKFVGIYGARGLAYIKVNDVTNINNGVDKESGLQSPIVKNMSDDVLVSLVERTEAQDGDIIFFGADKAKIVNDAMGALRVKIGLDMNMETCEWAPLWVVDFPMFEETDDGKWTSMHHPFTMPKGSVDELKNNPETALSVAYDMVLNGTEIGGGSLRINTVEMQRAVFDALGISEEEANEKFSFLLDALKFGAPPHGGLAFGLDRLIMLMVGASSIRDVIAFPKTKTADCPLTQAPAEVDGRQLRELGIRVREKAQAEPKE comes from the coding sequence ATGAAGCGTACCGAGTATTGTGGGGCAGTAACCGAAGCGTTGCTAGAGCAAACCATCACTGTAAAAGGATGGATTCACCGTCGCCGTGACCATGGTGGCGTTATCTTTTTAGATATGCGTGACCGCGAAGGTATTCTACAGGTTGTGATTGACCCAGATACACCAGAGGCTTTTGCAACAGCTGATGCCGCCCGTCCAGAGTATGTATTAGAAATCACTGGTCGAGTTCGCAAGCGTTATGAAGGTACTGAGAACTCAAATATGACCAGTGGTCAGGTTGAGCTATTGGCCAAAGAAATTACAGTTTTAGCAAAATCTGAAACACCACCGTTCCCATTGAATGACGAAAATACCACGGTAAACGAAGACCTACGTCTTAAATATCGTTATTTAGACATGCGTCGTCCACAAATGCAAGAGCGCATGGTTTTCCGTGCTAAGGCCACTTCTACTATTCGTCGTTATTTAGACGAACATGGTTTTTTAGACGTAGAAACCCCTATCTTGACTCGTGCTACTCCTGAGGGTGCTCGTGACTATCTTGTGCCATCACGTACCCGTCCAGGTAACTTCTTCGCTTTACCACAGTCGCCACAGCTGTTTAAACAGTTATTAATGGTGTCTGGTTTCGACCGCTATTATCAAATCGCCAAGTGTTTCCGTGACGAAGACTTACGTGCTGACCGTCAGCCAGAATTTACTCAGGTGGACATCGAAACTTCTTTCTTAACCGAAGAAGAAATCATGAGCATTAATGAAGGGTTGATTCAAAACCTATTCAAAACTATGCTTGATGTAGACCTAGGTGAATTCCCTCGCATGACTTATGCAGATGCGATGCGTGACTATGCTTCAGATAAGCCTGACCTACGTATTCCTTTAAAACTTGTTGACGTTGCTGATCTAATGCAAGGCGTTGAGTTTAAAGTATTCGCCGGCCCTGCTAACGATCCTAAAGGACGTGTGGCTGCCCTACGTATTCCAAATGGTGGTTCTTTAACGCGCAAACAAATTGATGAATATACTAAGTTCGTCGGTATCTATGGCGCTCGTGGTTTGGCATACATCAAAGTAAATGATGTCACCAACATCAACAATGGCGTTGATAAAGAATCAGGCTTACAGTCACCAATCGTCAAAAACATGAGTGATGACGTATTGGTTAGCCTAGTTGAACGTACTGAAGCTCAAGACGGCGACATCATTTTCTTCGGCGCTGATAAAGCGAAGATTGTTAATGATGCCATGGGCGCACTACGTGTGAAGATTGGTCTAGACATGAACATGGAAACTTGCGAGTGGGCCCCTCTTTGGGTGGTTGACTTCCCAATGTTCGAAGAGACTGATGATGGTAAATGGACTTCTATGCACCACCCATTCACTATGCCTAAAGGCTCAGTAGATGAGTTGAAAAACAACCCTGAGACTGCCCTTTCTGTAGCATACGATATGGTATTAAACGGTACTGAAATCGGTGGCGGTAGCTTGCGTATTAATACGGTAGAGATGCAGCGTGCAGTATTTGATGCGTTAGGCATCTCTGAAGAAGAAGCCAATGAGAAATTCAGCTTCTTACTTGACGCGCTTAAATTTGGTGCGCCTCCGCATGGCGGCTTGGCTTTCGGTCTAGACCGTTTAATCATGTTAATGGTAGGCGCAAGCTCAATCCGTGACGTGATTGCGTTCCCGAAAACCAAAACAGCAGATTGCCCATTAACACAGGCACCTGCGGAAGTAGATGGCCGTCAGCTTCGCGAACTGGGTATCCGTGTTCGTGAAAAAGCTCAAGCTGAGCCTAAAGAGTAA
- the sohB gene encoding protease SohB, with protein MLFHPAKNLVELKVVHLNKSQDQRRKSLIEAMEDKNAVKQFQKALAKKAKQKLKEKGKSKQKEKRLFVLDFDGDIKASAVKHLREEISAIISTANKGDEVVLRLESGGGMVHGYGLAAAQLVRLKEAGLTLTVCVDKIAASGGYMMACVADKILAAPFAVVGSIGVVSQMPNFNKWLKKHDIDYEMFTAGEYKRTVTMFGENDDEDRAKYKEELEQTHELFKHFVTTYRPQLDLSKVANGDHWYGEDALKLNLVDELSTSDAYLLKQMEDYQAYALMSRQKPTFAEKLGLANAAHSAVSGMVNTATKSALTALGDKLPEVMSKIEQDKRLKF; from the coding sequence ATGTTGTTTCATCCTGCCAAAAATCTAGTTGAGTTAAAAGTCGTCCATTTGAACAAAAGTCAAGACCAACGTCGCAAGAGTCTTATAGAGGCGATGGAGGACAAAAATGCGGTAAAACAATTCCAAAAAGCCCTAGCCAAAAAAGCCAAGCAAAAGTTAAAAGAAAAAGGCAAGTCTAAGCAAAAAGAAAAAAGACTGTTCGTATTAGATTTCGATGGGGATATTAAAGCCTCTGCGGTAAAACATTTACGTGAAGAAATTAGTGCCATTATTAGTACCGCAAATAAAGGAGACGAGGTTGTACTTCGCTTAGAGTCAGGTGGTGGCATGGTGCATGGCTATGGCTTAGCAGCGGCTCAATTAGTACGACTAAAAGAAGCAGGACTAACGCTTACAGTGTGTGTTGATAAAATTGCAGCCAGTGGCGGTTATATGATGGCCTGTGTGGCAGATAAGATTTTGGCAGCACCTTTTGCGGTGGTAGGCTCTATTGGTGTGGTATCGCAAATGCCAAACTTTAATAAATGGTTGAAAAAACATGACATCGATTATGAGATGTTTACCGCTGGTGAGTATAAGCGTACCGTGACGATGTTTGGTGAAAATGATGATGAAGACCGTGCTAAATATAAAGAAGAGTTAGAGCAGACTCACGAATTATTTAAACATTTTGTGACTACTTATCGTCCTCAGCTTGACCTATCTAAAGTAGCCAACGGTGACCATTGGTATGGGGAAGACGCGCTTAAATTGAACTTAGTGGACGAGCTTAGCACTTCGGATGCTTATTTATTAAAGCAAATGGAAGATTACCAAGCGTATGCATTGATGTCGCGTCAAAAACCTACCTTTGCAGAGAAGTTAGGCTTAGCAAACGCTGCACATTCAGCAGTGTCAGGTATGGTGAATACCGCCACTAAGTCTGCATTGACGGCGCTTGGTGATAAGTTACCAGAGGTTATGAGTAAAATTGAACAGGACAAGCGTTTAAAATTTTAA
- a CDS encoding lysophospholipid acyltransferase family protein, translating to MNPFNVFKYVPLSVMRAMALFVVAVAKYIPNLTIKEITMVNLRLVYPELSDKQRRKFKSTILRNQALSTVESIKCWAMPPEWSIEQIDNVFDREILEEALANPNGMLAIVPHLGTWEMMNAWLNQFGSPTILYKPVKGKVGNDFVLQGRQRLNATLVPTDASGVKALFKTLKSGGFSIILPDHVPQPSGGVIVPFFGIETLSSTLAPKLASKTKCALVGLTCLRNKNNRFDIYCTKLDDPELYSKDLMVSTKALNQAMENMIKANSAHYMWSYKRFKRIPIIKNPYKATEEQLQSYINNYILSK from the coding sequence ATGAATCCATTTAATGTTTTTAAATACGTGCCATTGTCCGTTATGCGGGCCATGGCACTTTTTGTAGTGGCCGTTGCCAAATATATACCGAATTTGACCATCAAAGAAATCACCATGGTTAATTTGCGTTTGGTTTACCCTGAGCTGAGCGATAAACAAAGACGTAAATTTAAAAGTACCATACTGCGCAATCAAGCACTTAGCACTGTTGAGTCTATTAAATGCTGGGCCATGCCGCCTGAATGGAGCATTGAACAGATTGATAATGTATTCGACAGGGAGATATTGGAGGAAGCGCTAGCCAATCCTAATGGTATGTTAGCCATTGTGCCGCATCTTGGTACATGGGAGATGATGAATGCATGGTTAAATCAATTTGGCTCGCCTACCATCTTGTATAAGCCAGTCAAAGGTAAAGTAGGCAACGACTTCGTTTTGCAAGGTCGGCAGCGTCTAAATGCCACTTTAGTACCCACAGATGCCAGTGGGGTTAAAGCTCTATTTAAAACCTTAAAATCAGGTGGGTTTAGTATTATTTTACCTGATCATGTCCCTCAACCCTCAGGTGGCGTTATTGTCCCATTTTTTGGGATAGAAACTCTAAGTAGCACCTTAGCGCCTAAACTTGCTAGCAAAACAAAATGTGCTCTTGTTGGGCTTACTTGCTTACGTAACAAAAATAATAGATTTGATATTTATTGTACAAAACTTGATGATCCTGAGCTTTATTCAAAAGATCTCATGGTATCGACCAAAGCACTAAACCAAGCAATGGAAAATATGATAAAAGCAAATTCTGCACATTACATGTGGAGCTATAAACGTTTCAAACGCATCCCTATTATTAAAAATCCCTATAAAGCCACCGAAGAACAATTACAAAGTTATATAAATAACTATATATTATCGAAATAA